One part of the Lachnospiraceae bacterium JLR.KK002 genome encodes these proteins:
- the cas2 gene encoding CRISPR-associated endonuclease Cas2 produces MSKFMRMIVFFDLPVVTAKERKAAAKFRNFLLKDGYHMMQFSVYTRICNGMDAVEKHEARLNLNLPSKGSVRLLTITEKQYESIHILLGKKTFDDTGESSELLNIF; encoded by the coding sequence ATGAGTAAATTTATGAGAATGATAGTGTTTTTTGATTTGCCGGTAGTCACTGCAAAGGAAAGGAAGGCAGCGGCGAAGTTTCGTAATTTCCTCTTAAAAGACGGATACCATATGATGCAGTTTTCGGTCTACACAAGGATTTGCAATGGTATGGATGCTGTGGAAAAGCATGAGGCCAGACTGAATCTGAATTTGCCGTCGAAAGGCTCTGTCCGTTTGCTGACAATTACGGAGAAACAATATGAATCCATCCATATTTTGTTAGGAAAAAAGACTTTTGATGATACCGGAGAATCGTCGGAGTTATTGAATATTTTTTAG
- the cas1 gene encoding type II CRISPR-associated endonuclease Cas1 codes for MGFRNIKIEGNRKLRVENQQLVIGDDRDISIPLEDINSILIENQSVMISAYLFQKFADLGIAVYVCDEKHLPNGVLLPLVRHSRHYKLLKCQMEISKPLQKRLWQQIVVQKVRNQSLCLKLSGREGDTELLKMCKEVQSGDRTHVEAKAAAFYFRHLFGPEFSRSDEHIINVALNYGYAIVRGLIARSLVCYGMEPSLGLFHRNELNSYNLADDFIEPFRPVVDLYVASKFDMSQTFNGLTPGIKRELYGIINFEMQIKGEKRILSNCVDGMAASYSSVLQEKCEMLSLPELIQLQVHRYE; via the coding sequence ATGGGATTTCGAAATATAAAAATAGAAGGCAACAGAAAGCTGCGTGTTGAGAATCAGCAGCTGGTGATTGGAGATGACCGGGATATCAGTATTCCTCTGGAGGATATTAACAGTATTCTGATAGAAAATCAGTCGGTGATGATATCTGCTTATCTGTTTCAGAAATTTGCTGATTTGGGAATAGCTGTGTATGTCTGTGATGAAAAACATCTTCCCAATGGCGTACTGCTGCCGCTGGTAAGGCATAGCCGCCATTATAAACTTTTAAAATGTCAGATGGAAATAAGCAAGCCTTTACAGAAACGACTGTGGCAGCAGATTGTGGTGCAAAAGGTCAGAAATCAGTCTTTGTGCCTGAAACTGAGCGGCAGAGAAGGAGACACAGAATTGCTGAAAATGTGTAAAGAAGTGCAGTCCGGAGACAGAACCCATGTGGAAGCCAAAGCAGCGGCATTTTATTTCCGTCATTTATTCGGCCCGGAATTTTCAAGGAGCGATGAACATATCATCAACGTGGCCTTAAATTATGGATATGCTATTGTAAGAGGCCTGATTGCCCGTAGCCTTGTATGCTATGGGATGGAGCCTTCCCTCGGACTTTTTCATCGAAATGAGCTGAACAGTTATAATCTGGCAGATGATTTCATCGAGCCATTTCGTCCTGTTGTTGACTTATATGTGGCTTCAAAGTTTGATATGTCGCAGACTTTCAACGGACTGACGCCGGGAATAAAGCGTGAACTGTATGGAATCATAAATTTTGAAATGCAGATAAAAGGAGAAAAGCGTATCCTGAGCAATTGTGTTGACGGAATGGCGGCCAGTTACAGCAGCGTATTGCAGGAAAAATGTGAAATGCTGAGTCTGCCGGAGCTGATACAGCTGCAGGTACATCGTTATGAGTAA